From the Hominilimicola fabiformis genome, one window contains:
- the spoIID gene encoding stage II sporulation protein D produces MKKILLVVVIIIFITLLLPLAIVWLIGGSGEGQSPIESGTVSVYVSEEDCVKDMDINEYLKCVVAAEMPADFEEEALKAQAVAARTYLYSHIAEKDKGNIAESHNGAVICTDSTHCQAYISEDKRRESWGAGADENWNKISTAVDETTGQIMTYNDEIISAVFHSTSSGITESAVDVWGADVPYLQSVASAGDEESPKYHSELTLSEQEFKNIAEEKIDGVDWNNGLVSNINRSNAGGIVTLDVGGVNIKGTEFRNIFSLRSTNVEISQENGDIKMSVKGFGHGVGMSQYGADYLARQGKTYKEILKTYYTGVEIENR; encoded by the coding sequence GTGAAAAAAATACTTTTAGTAGTTGTTATAATCATTTTTATTACGTTGCTTTTGCCGCTTGCGATAGTTTGGTTAATCGGTGGCAGTGGAGAAGGACAAAGTCCGATTGAGAGCGGAACGGTAAGTGTGTATGTGTCGGAAGAAGACTGTGTTAAAGATATGGATATTAATGAATATTTAAAATGCGTAGTGGCGGCGGAAATGCCTGCCGATTTTGAGGAAGAGGCATTAAAGGCACAAGCCGTTGCGGCAAGAACTTATCTGTACTCACATATTGCCGAAAAAGACAAAGGCAACATTGCCGAAAGTCACAACGGTGCGGTGATATGCACCGATTCAACGCACTGTCAGGCGTATATTTCGGAGGATAAGCGGAGAGAAAGCTGGGGTGCCGGTGCCGATGAAAATTGGAACAAAATAAGCACAGCGGTTGACGAAACTACAGGACAGATAATGACGTACAACGATGAAATAATATCGGCGGTATTTCATTCAACTTCGTCGGGGATAACGGAATCGGCAGTTGACGTTTGGGGGGCGGACGTGCCGTATTTGCAAAGTGTCGCAAGTGCGGGAGATGAAGAATCGCCAAAGTATCACAGTGAATTGACATTGAGTGAACAGGAATTTAAAAATATTGCGGAAGAAAAAATTGACGGTGTGGATTGGAATAATGGACTTGTATCGAACATTAACCGCTCAAATGCAGGCGGTATTGTAACACTTGATGTAGGCGGAGTAAATATAAAAGGAACAGAATTTAGAAATATATTTTCACTGCGTTCCACAAATGTTGAAATATCGCAAGAAAACGGCGATATAAAAATGAGCGTAAAAGGGTTCGGTCACGGCGTCGGTATGAGCCAGTATGGTGCAGATTACCTTGCGAGGCAGGGAAAGACATATAAGGAAATTTTAAAAACATATTATACAGGTGTTGAAATAGAAAATAGGTGA
- a CDS encoding rhamnogalacturonan lyase family protein: MNRKVISAAVAVAMTATMGSFALPANAAEVKTPQYQTNARQMEKLNRGLIAVKTTADTRGQAVNGVYLSWRLLGDESLENQAFDIYKNGTKIHTTGVHDATNWIDTSGTASDKYKVVKAGEDASKETEVTPTSNNNCAKSNEVGNGNSEKNSFTYVDIPISRPDPVERMGDGKISNYYNVDKSHEGGANDASVGDLDGDGDYEIVLKWDPTDSKDSAGADFTGNAYIDAYKIDPNNDGYMWRIDLGKNVTSGAHYTQFLVYDFDGDGKSEVAMKTAPGTVDGTGHYVTEVGDTDEIRNTDNTKSYIGTSGRLKGKNPFTQYLTIFDGETGAALYTTDYIPYDAAEDQYWGDGKAKYNRSERYLAAVAYLDGIHPSIVMCRGYYHDSVIRAYTWDGTELTMQWEHKGKKSASSTTLYGQGNHNLSVGDIDNDGKDEIVYGSAALDDDGKTVLGNTGLGHGDAMHMSDFNNDGTQEVFSVKEEEFKKYAEDLRVASTGKHFWGSGKLTTSSDNGRGVMDNIDDSYAKEHSNALAIGWSSGIANAHDLNGDDVAAKPAGAGSGTFDNFLVYWDGDLSRELLDANIIQKYYAATGTTKRFYGPSDGYTLTGGSTNNYSKRNPSLVADIWGDWREEIIMPVNKGSATDQAYLRIYTSTMPTDYRITTLMHDCQYRLSVAWQNVGYNQPTHASYYIGSVALATDESGNTLNYLAPAVPYTKVTYSAPEQVAVTGMTLEKKSIEVEKGKTETINAIITPENATRKGITWTSSDTNVATVTNGVVKGISAGTATITATTKDGNFTDTCEVTVMQNAVTGIRISEKLIDLGMGYKKQITATVMPDDATDKSVEWTSENPEIATVSDNGTITGKSYGRTVVTATTTDGGYTAKCVVRVKPIDVFDATGNNEFVSENTDANTAFTGSANSAVISQTGASDGAEAHKDFEVYDSGKVELEYRLTTGGVKVDGSNWNWTGHEYTMGMKLLDSEGNNIVNVYQPYTTKAQNLMAQTSVDSAATAVTASGSGWSNSGNVVGNIQGSSKRWKVKVTLDYDNDNCTVKVTGTDGTWGNDDGVIQKTFALKGAKFKTLSLYTQKDSDSATLTASPKIENLVYSKSTTVSGVTEELYNKGGDSKFTDSDITDWTQTGTDTATLTLDSDNNRILYNPEKPGAEYSAEKTFAVKDNAIVTYDVDWYFGSAVGRDGNFEYLQIGNIRLGWTNGYKMFLSTDGGATWLDSDSDGTNDSIFNGANQTYTKNVKVTVNTATGVASLWFDGTKVDDYTTENAANAVKFGFTRAGAAPNWAVPNGIDRIKVSQFVQGEEPLEFSEVKVSGKDDKTATVTYAVVDEDVDDISLIGALYDKDGKLVEIKTVPVANVEKGKYLNSEIVFENSIKEKNLKVFMWNSLGSMTALCENAQ; this comes from the coding sequence ATGAACAGAAAAGTGATAAGTGCGGCGGTTGCAGTTGCAATGACCGCCACAATGGGCAGTTTTGCCTTACCGGCAAACGCCGCGGAAGTTAAAACTCCGCAATATCAAACAAACGCACGTCAAATGGAAAAGCTTAATCGTGGATTGATTGCTGTTAAGACAACGGCAGATACACGAGGTCAGGCAGTTAACGGTGTATATTTGAGTTGGAGATTGCTTGGTGACGAAAGTCTTGAAAATCAAGCATTCGATATTTATAAAAACGGTACAAAAATACATACAACAGGTGTACATGACGCTACAAACTGGATTGATACATCGGGTACTGCATCGGATAAATACAAGGTTGTAAAAGCGGGTGAGGACGCGTCTAAGGAAACTGAAGTTACACCTACTTCAAACAACAACTGTGCAAAGTCAAATGAGGTCGGAAATGGAAACAGTGAGAAAAATTCATTTACATATGTAGATATTCCTATTTCACGTCCTGATCCGGTAGAAAGAATGGGTGACGGCAAGATTTCAAATTATTACAATGTTGACAAAAGCCACGAAGGCGGTGCGAATGACGCGTCTGTCGGCGATCTTGACGGTGACGGCGATTATGAAATTGTATTAAAGTGGGACCCGACAGACTCAAAAGACAGTGCCGGTGCGGATTTTACAGGTAATGCATATATTGACGCATATAAGATTGATCCGAACAATGACGGTTATATGTGGCGTATTGATTTGGGTAAAAATGTTACATCAGGTGCACACTATACGCAATTCTTGGTGTATGACTTTGACGGTGACGGAAAGTCAGAAGTGGCAATGAAAACAGCACCCGGTACGGTTGACGGCACAGGTCATTACGTTACGGAAGTCGGTGATACTGACGAAATCAGAAATACCGACAATACAAAATCATATATAGGCACAAGCGGAAGATTAAAGGGTAAAAATCCGTTTACGCAGTATTTAACCATATTTGACGGCGAAACAGGTGCCGCACTTTATACAACGGACTATATTCCGTATGATGCGGCAGAAGATCAATATTGGGGCGACGGCAAGGCAAAGTATAACAGAAGTGAAAGATACCTTGCGGCAGTGGCTTATCTTGACGGTATTCATCCGAGTATCGTTATGTGCAGAGGTTATTATCACGACTCTGTAATTCGTGCATATACATGGGACGGTACTGAACTTACAATGCAGTGGGAGCATAAAGGTAAGAAGAGTGCAAGTTCAACGACACTGTACGGACAAGGAAATCATAATCTTTCTGTAGGCGATATTGACAATGACGGCAAGGACGAAATTGTTTACGGAAGTGCCGCACTTGATGATGACGGTAAAACAGTTCTCGGAAATACAGGTCTTGGACACGGTGACGCAATGCATATGAGCGACTTTAATAATGACGGCACTCAAGAAGTATTTTCGGTAAAAGAGGAGGAATTTAAAAAGTATGCCGAAGATTTAAGAGTCGCAAGCACAGGAAAGCATTTTTGGGGTTCCGGAAAACTGACTACATCAAGTGATAACGGACGTGGTGTTATGGATAACATTGATGATAGCTACGCAAAGGAACATTCAAATGCATTGGCGATAGGTTGGAGCAGCGGAATTGCGAATGCTCACGACTTAAACGGTGATGATGTTGCCGCAAAACCGGCTGGTGCGGGAAGCGGTACCTTTGATAATTTCCTTGTATATTGGGACGGCGATTTGAGCCGTGAGTTGCTTGACGCAAACATTATCCAAAAATATTATGCCGCAACAGGTACAACAAAGAGATTTTACGGTCCGTCAGACGGATACACACTTACAGGCGGTTCTACAAACAACTACTCAAAGAGAAATCCTTCACTTGTTGCCGATATTTGGGGCGACTGGCGTGAAGAAATTATAATGCCGGTAAACAAAGGCTCGGCAACGGATCAGGCATATTTGAGAATATATACATCTACAATGCCTACAGATTACAGAATTACAACATTAATGCACGACTGCCAATACAGATTGTCGGTTGCGTGGCAGAATGTCGGATATAACCAACCGACACACGCAAGCTATTATATAGGTTCTGTGGCACTTGCAACAGACGAAAGCGGCAATACACTTAACTATCTTGCACCGGCAGTACCTTATACAAAGGTGACATATTCGGCACCGGAGCAAGTAGCGGTTACGGGAATGACTTTGGAGAAAAAGTCAATAGAAGTTGAAAAAGGCAAGACAGAAACAATCAATGCGATTATCACACCCGAAAATGCGACAAGAAAAGGTATAACTTGGACTTCGTCCGATACAAACGTGGCAACTGTTACAAACGGTGTTGTGAAAGGTATTTCAGCCGGAACTGCAACTATAACGGCAACAACCAAAGACGGCAACTTTACAGATACTTGTGAAGTGACTGTTATGCAAAATGCAGTTACGGGCATAAGAATTTCGGAAAAACTAATTGATTTGGGAATGGGTTACAAAAAACAAATTACCGCAACGGTAATGCCTGATGACGCTACGGATAAGTCTGTAGAATGGACATCGGAAAATCCTGAAATCGCAACAGTTTCGGACAACGGTACAATCACAGGTAAAAGCTACGGTAGAACGGTTGTAACCGCGACTACAACAGACGGCGGATATACCGCAAAGTGTGTGGTAAGAGTTAAACCGATAGATGTATTTGACGCAACGGGTAACAATGAGTTTGTATCGGAAAATACTGATGCAAACACTGCCTTTACAGGAAGTGCCAACAGTGCGGTGATTTCTCAAACGGGTGCGTCTGACGGTGCGGAGGCACATAAAGATTTTGAAGTTTATGACAGCGGTAAGGTTGAGCTTGAATACAGACTTACAACAGGCGGTGTAAAGGTTGACGGTTCAAATTGGAACTGGACAGGACATGAATATACAATGGGAATGAAACTTCTTGACAGTGAGGGCAACAACATTGTGAATGTATATCAGCCGTATACTACAAAGGCTCAAAATTTGATGGCGCAAACTTCTGTCGATTCTGCGGCAACTGCTGTAACTGCATCAGGTTCGGGTTGGTCAAACAGCGGTAACGTTGTAGGCAATATTCAAGGTAGTTCAAAGCGTTGGAAAGTAAAAGTCACATTGGATTATGATAATGATAACTGTACTGTAAAGGTTACAGGTACAGACGGAACATGGGGAAATGATGACGGCGTAATACAAAAAACATTTGCGCTAAAGGGTGCTAAATTCAAGACATTAAGTTTGTATACACAAAAAGACAGTGATTCGGCTACCTTAACGGCTTCGCCGAAAATTGAAAATCTTGTATACAGTAAGTCAACAACTGTTTCGGGTGTAACAGAAGAATTGTATAACAAAGGCGGAGATAGTAAGTTTACTGACAGTGATATAACAGATTGGACACAGACAGGCACAGATACGGCGACACTTACTTTAGACAGTGACAATAACCGTATTTTATACAATCCTGAAAAGCCAGGTGCTGAATACAGTGCAGAAAAGACTTTTGCCGTGAAAGATAATGCTATTGTAACTTATGATGTTGATTGGTATTTCGGAAGTGCAGTAGGCAGAGATGGTAACTTTGAATATCTTCAAATCGGTAATATTCGTCTTGGCTGGACAAACGGCTATAAGATGTTCCTAAGCACAGACGGCGGAGCAACATGGCTTGACAGCGACAGTGACGGCACAAATGACAGCATATTCAACGGTGCAAATCAAACATACACTAAGAATGTTAAAGTGACGGTTAATACTGCTACAGGTGTAGCATCACTTTGGTTTGACGGAACAAAAGTAGACGATTATACTACAGAAAACGCGGCAAATGCTGTTAAATTCGGATTTACTCGCGCCGGTGCGGCACCTAACTGGGCTGTTCCGAACGGTATCGACAGAATTAAAGTGTCACAATTTGTTCAAGGTGAAGAACCGCTTGAATTTTCAGAAGTGAAAGTAAGCGGAAAAGACGATAAGACTGCTACGGTAACATATGCGGTTGTTGATGAAGATGTTGATGACATTTCATTGATAGGTGCATTGTATGACAAGGACGGTAAACTTGTTGAAATCAAGACAGTTCCTGTTGCCAATGTTGAAAAAGGCAAATATTTGAACAGTGAAATTGTTTTTGAAAACAGTATCAAAGAAAAAAATTTGAAAGTATTTATGTGGAATTCGCTTGGCAGTATGACAGCACTTTGCGAAAATGCTCAATAA
- the lgt gene encoding prolipoprotein diacylglyceryl transferase — protein MNNIAFPKLGISLNISPVAFSIGSKPIYWYALIILSGFLLGLFFVYKTCEKRGVKKDNVWDIALFGLIFGIIGARIYYVLFALDEFDSIADMFKVWNGGLAIYGGIIGAIISTVIYCMVKKLNIAKVFDVCAPGLFIGQAIGRFGNFVNVEVYGGETNSLFGMSINGATPVHPLFLYESIWNVIGLVILLLIRDKKKNDGQVFCFYIFWYSFGRLFLEGMRNPNYILYVIPNVLGISQLVAILFMIAAVSAFVVLQVKAKKDNEI, from the coding sequence ATGAACAACATTGCTTTTCCTAAACTCGGTATTTCTCTAAACATTTCACCTGTCGCATTTTCAATAGGCTCAAAGCCTATTTATTGGTATGCGCTTATCATTCTTTCGGGTTTTCTTTTGGGATTATTTTTCGTTTATAAAACTTGTGAAAAGCGTGGTGTGAAAAAAGATAATGTATGGGATATCGCCTTGTTCGGACTTATTTTCGGAATAATAGGCGCAAGAATATATTATGTGCTTTTCGCACTCGATGAATTTGACTCGATAGCCGATATGTTTAAAGTCTGGAACGGCGGACTTGCTATTTACGGTGGTATTATCGGTGCAATAATCTCAACCGTTATATACTGCATGGTTAAAAAGCTGAATATCGCCAAAGTCTTTGACGTATGTGCACCAGGTCTTTTTATCGGTCAAGCAATCGGACGTTTCGGAAACTTTGTAAACGTCGAAGTGTACGGCGGTGAAACAAACAGCCTTTTCGGTATGTCCATAAACGGTGCAACACCTGTTCACCCATTATTTTTATATGAATCGATATGGAATGTTATCGGACTTGTGATACTTCTTCTGATTCGTGACAAAAAAAAGAATGACGGGCAGGTATTTTGTTTCTATATTTTCTGGTATTCATTCGGCAGACTGTTTCTTGAAGGTATGAGAAATCCGAATTATATATTATATGTAATTCCAAATGTTCTCGGCATTTCTCAGCTTGTTGCAATACTGTTTATGATTGCCGCTGTGTCAGCTTTTGTCGTTTTACAGGTTAAAGCGAAGAAAGATAATGAAATTTAA
- a CDS encoding Tex family protein, translating into MEKSEEKIINQLTSEFNLRPEQVTNTVKLIDDGNTIPFIARYRKEATGSLSDEILRDFYDRLSYLRNLEDKKEEILRLIDEQENLTVEIAKSIENAVTLSELEDIYRPFRPKRRTRATIAKEKGLAPLAEIILAQNPNDNIESISLDFIDAEKDVESSEDAMAGAMDIIAEEISDNPEYRKDIRQKTIDFGLLVSKASTEDDSVYRLYYDFAEPIKKLANHRLLAINRGEKEGFLSVKIDIDEEKITNYLFRRLTPKHESPSTKYVKLAAEDSYKRLIAPSISTEIRNMLTENAEEASIKVFNQNLSGLLLQPPIKDKIVMGFDPGYRTGCKVAVVDETGKVLDTNVVYCTLPNHDKDKAKKILTDMILGNNVNLISIGNGTASKESEIFISDLLKEIDREVFYIMTNEAGASVYSASKLATEEFPQYDVALRSAVSIARRVQDPLAELVKIDPKSIGVGQYQHDMNQKRLGEALGGVVENCVNSVGVDLNTASPSLLAYVAGINKTVSKNIITYREENGKFNTRKELLKVPKLGAKAFEQCAGFLRITDGDNVLDNTSVHPESYKAAAQLLKHMGYTEQDVQDGTVADLKQRLSKENTHKLAGELGIGEITLKDIADSIIKKGRDPREELPQPVLRSDILSMEDLKPDMVLTGTVRNVIDFGAFVDIGVHQDGLVHISQICDRYIKHPTDVLSVGDVVKVRVLEVDVPKKRISLTMKEV; encoded by the coding sequence ATGGAAAAATCAGAAGAAAAAATCATAAATCAGCTTACGTCTGAATTTAACTTACGCCCCGAACAGGTTACAAACACTGTAAAACTGATTGATGACGGAAACACAATTCCTTTCATTGCCCGTTACAGAAAAGAGGCAACAGGCTCTCTAAGTGATGAAATATTACGAGATTTTTACGACAGACTTTCATATTTACGTAACCTTGAAGATAAAAAAGAAGAAATATTGCGTTTGATTGACGAGCAAGAAAATTTGACCGTTGAAATCGCAAAATCAATCGAAAATGCCGTAACATTATCGGAACTTGAGGATATATACCGTCCGTTCAGACCAAAACGCCGCACAAGAGCGACTATCGCAAAAGAGAAAGGACTGGCACCGCTTGCCGAAATTATCCTTGCACAAAATCCGAATGATAATATAGAAAGTATTTCGCTTGATTTTATCGACGCCGAAAAAGATGTTGAAAGCAGTGAGGACGCAATGGCCGGTGCTATGGACATAATCGCCGAAGAAATCAGTGATAACCCCGAATACAGAAAAGATATTCGTCAAAAAACAATCGACTTTGGTCTTTTGGTTTCAAAAGCGTCAACAGAAGACGACAGTGTATACCGTCTTTACTATGATTTTGCCGAACCAATAAAAAAACTTGCAAACCACAGATTGCTTGCGATAAATCGTGGCGAAAAAGAAGGATTTTTATCGGTAAAAATTGATATTGACGAAGAAAAAATCACAAACTATCTTTTCAGACGACTTACTCCAAAACACGAATCACCGTCTACAAAGTACGTCAAACTTGCCGCTGAGGACAGTTATAAACGACTCATCGCGCCGTCCATATCAACAGAAATACGCAATATGCTTACGGAAAATGCCGAGGAGGCATCAATAAAGGTATTCAATCAAAATCTTTCGGGACTTTTATTGCAACCGCCTATTAAGGATAAAATCGTTATGGGCTTTGACCCCGGTTACAGAACCGGGTGCAAAGTCGCGGTTGTGGACGAAACAGGCAAAGTCCTTGACACCAACGTTGTTTACTGCACATTACCTAACCACGACAAAGACAAGGCTAAGAAAATTCTTACGGATATGATTTTAGGAAACAACGTAAACTTAATTTCAATCGGTAACGGAACAGCCTCAAAGGAAAGTGAAATATTTATTTCCGACCTTTTAAAAGAAATTGACCGAGAAGTATTTTACATTATGACAAACGAGGCAGGTGCGTCTGTTTACAGTGCGTCAAAGCTTGCAACCGAAGAATTTCCGCAGTATGACGTTGCACTCAGAAGTGCCGTTTCAATAGCAAGACGTGTGCAAGACCCGCTTGCAGAGCTTGTAAAAATTGACCCTAAGTCAATCGGTGTCGGACAGTATCAGCACGATATGAACCAAAAGCGACTTGGTGAGGCACTCGGAGGAGTGGTTGAAAATTGTGTAAACAGTGTCGGTGTCGACCTTAACACCGCCTCTCCGTCACTGCTTGCATATGTTGCCGGAATTAACAAAACCGTTTCAAAAAACATAATCACATATCGCGAAGAAAACGGTAAATTCAATACAAGAAAAGAACTTTTGAAAGTGCCAAAACTCGGTGCAAAAGCATTTGAGCAGTGCGCAGGTTTCTTGCGTATAACAGACGGTGACAACGTCCTTGACAACACCTCCGTCCACCCTGAAAGCTACAAAGCCGCCGCGCAGCTGCTTAAACATATGGGATATACCGAACAAGACGTTCAAGACGGCACAGTTGCGGATTTAAAGCAACGTCTGTCGAAAGAAAATACACATAAATTAGCCGGAGAACTCGGAATAGGTGAAATAACTTTAAAAGACATTGCCGACAGTATTATAAAGAAAGGTCGCGACCCGCGTGAAGAATTGCCGCAACCCGTTTTAAGAAGCGACATTCTCTCAATGGAGGACTTAAAACCGGATATGGTACTGACGGGAACGGTGAGAAACGTTATAGATTTCGGTGCATTTGTCGATATAGGTGTTCATCAAGACGGACTTGTACACATATCGCAAATATGCGACCGATACATCAAGCACCCAACCGACGTACTTTCAGTCGGTGACGTTGTGAAAGTTCGTGTACTTGAAGTTGACGTACCGAAAAAACGTATTTCACTTACTATGAAGGAGGTATGA
- the mraZ gene encoding division/cell wall cluster transcriptional repressor MraZ yields MVNFVDEYPRQLDERGRIILPAKVRENMSETVYVTRSMSDKCLQLYTQEEWDKISEKINQLPTATDRNAAAFVRLFFGKATSAVIDKQGRVPIAKRLMEYANLKKDVVLVGANTRLEIWDSEEWDRYQDELSDDIMMDGILNYGLNI; encoded by the coding sequence ATGGTAAATTTTGTTGACGAATATCCGCGTCAGCTTGACGAGCGCGGAAGAATTATCTTGCCTGCCAAAGTTAGAGAAAATATGTCCGAAACAGTGTACGTTACACGTTCAATGTCAGATAAATGCCTTCAATTATACACACAAGAGGAATGGGATAAGATTTCTGAAAAGATTAATCAACTCCCAACTGCCACAGACAGAAATGCTGCGGCTTTTGTACGTTTGTTTTTCGGTAAGGCTACTTCAGCCGTTATAGACAAGCAAGGCAGAGTGCCAATCGCAAAGCGTCTGATGGAATATGCTAATCTGAAAAAAGATGTTGTGCTTGTAGGTGCAAACACACGTCTTGAAATATGGGACAGTGAAGAATGGGATAGATACCAAGATGAACTTTCAGACGATATTATGATGGACGGAATATTAAATTACGGACTTAATATTTGA
- the rsmH gene encoding 16S rRNA (cytosine(1402)-N(4))-methyltransferase RsmH: MKFKHISVLFGESIDALNIKPNGIYADGTLGGGGHSHGILSTNDSCRLIGIDQDKEAIAAAKERLKEFDGRVTFVNRNFSEIKDILSELDIDEIDGAVLDLGVSSYQLDNAERGFSYMHDAALDMRMNTSSPKSAYDVVNSYSCEELMRIFYDYGEEKWSKRIAEFICEKRKTKPVETTFELVEIIKAAIPKKARMEGGHPAKRVFQAIRIEVNNELGILENAIKDFVSSIKSGGRLAIITFHSLEDRIVKKTFQDLARGCTCPKEFPVCVCGKKPEIKIISRKPILPSEEELEYNSRSKSAKLRIAEKL, translated from the coding sequence ATGAAATTTAAACATATTTCAGTATTGTTTGGGGAAAGTATTGACGCGCTGAATATTAAACCGAACGGTATATATGCAGACGGCACACTCGGCGGCGGCGGACATTCGCACGGTATTTTGTCAACAAACGATTCGTGCCGACTTATCGGTATAGACCAAGACAAAGAGGCTATTGCGGCGGCAAAGGAACGTCTTAAAGAATTTGACGGCAGAGTGACGTTCGTAAATCGCAATTTCAGCGAGATTAAGGATATTTTATCAGAACTTGATATTGATGAAATTGACGGTGCGGTACTTGATTTGGGCGTGAGTTCATATCAGCTCGATAATGCCGAAAGAGGTTTCAGCTATATGCACGATGCCGCTCTTGACATGAGAATGAATACGTCTTCGCCGAAATCGGCATATGACGTTGTAAATTCATATTCATGTGAGGAATTGATGCGTATTTTTTATGACTACGGCGAAGAAAAGTGGTCAAAGCGTATTGCGGAATTTATTTGTGAAAAACGTAAAACAAAGCCTGTTGAAACAACATTTGAACTTGTTGAAATCATAAAGGCGGCAATACCGAAAAAAGCCCGTATGGAAGGCGGACATCCTGCAAAGAGAGTGTTCCAGGCGATAAGAATTGAAGTCAATAACGAACTCGGAATATTGGAAAATGCTATTAAAGACTTTGTGTCAAGCATAAAATCTGGCGGGAGATTGGCGATTATAACGTTCCATTCACTTGAGGACAGAATTGTCAAAAAAACATTTCAGGATTTGGCAAGGGGTTGCACTTGTCCGAAAGAATTTCCGGTATGCGTATGCGGCAAGAAACCGGAAATTAAAATTATTTCAAGGAAACCGATTTTACCGTCGGAAGAAGAACTTGAATATAATTCACGTTCAAAAAGTGCAAAATTGAGAATTGCCGAAAAATTATAG